GATACCTTCAGAAAGAGGTGCGGGTCCAGCAGGTCGGCACCACGCCGCTCCGCCGGATCATCTACCGGCATGCCGATCCGGAGTTTGCCCGCCTTCTGCTGAACCGGCTGTATGCCACCACCGAACGGCAACTGCGTTCCATGGCGGTCCGGGACAATGGCAGGATGATCGGCGAGATCTCCCGGAAGATCACGGTCACGCAGGATCTCGGGCATGTCGAGGCCCTTCGGTCCCTGCTGATCTCCCATGAACGGTTCGCCATGATGATGGATGTCGACCTTCCCCTGGCCGCGAACCTGATTCAACCGGCCATGGCCGAGGCCGTGCCGGACACGCCCGATCCGGTCGTCGTCGTGGCGATCGCCGCCGCGGCCGGGTTCGTGGCCGGACTCTGCCTCGTCTTCATCCGAAGCGCCGATCTGTCCGAATTCGTGAAGGCGGCAGGACGGTGATCCCCGTCACCGCCATCGTCATGACGCGCGACGAGGCGGCCAATATCCGCATCTGCCTTCATGCGCTCCGCCGGTTCGACGAAGTCTTCGTCGTCGATTCGGACAGTGGCGACGGTACGGCCGCACTGGCGGAGGAACTGGGAGCACGGGTCGTGCCGTTCCGGTGGAACGGCAGCTATCCCAAGAAGAAGCAGTGGTGCCTGCAGACGCTTCCGTTCCGGAATGACTGGGTGCTGTTCGTGGATGCGGACGAACGGGTGTCCGACGGACTGGCCGACGAGATCGCACGCCTGATGGAAACCGGACCGCGGGCGGCCGGATACTTCATCGCCGGACAGCCGGTCTTCGCGGGGAAGCCACTGAGGTTCGGTGCCTGGAACCGCAAGCTCGTCCTGTTGAACCGGTACCGGGCAGCCTTTCCGCCCTTTCCCGACCTTGACGTGGAACGCATGTGGGAGGTCGAGGGTCACTACCAGCCTTCGCTGGACGGGCCGGCGGGAAGTCTGCGCGGCCGGATGATCCACCACGATGCGAAGCCTCTATACGCATGGTTCGACCGGCATAACCGCTATTCCGACTGGGAGGCGGCGCTGATCGCGGACGGCCGCATCCGAGTGCTGGCGGAGCGCGAGAAAGGGACGCGTCGCCTGCTCAAGCGAATTCTCCGCCGGCTGCCGGCGCGCGGCCTGTCGGCTTTCCTGCACAGCTACGTGCTCTGCCTGGGCTTCCTCGACGGGGTGGACGGCTGGAACTATGCCGTCGCCAGGGCTTTCTACTACTGGCAGATCGCGGTCAAGGCACGGGTCCGGCGCGGCGGACCCGTGCTCTAGCCGACGCTTCAGGGACCTGCCGTATCGCTATCCTTGGTTTCTCCTCCGAGTGCCTTGATCAATTCAAAGGCACGCCGCCGGACGGTCGGATCGCTGATGCGATAGTAGGCGCGGACGAGTTCAAGCGTCTCGCGCTTCGCCATCGACTCGAATTCGTCGGTTTCGGTCGGCTCATGGATGACGTCGGCGCCTTCGGGCAGCGGCTGCCCGGTCGGCATGTCCTCGAAGAAGAAGCCGACGGGAACGTCGAGCACCAGTGCCAGATGATACAAACGGCTCGCGCTGATACGATTGGCGCCGCGCTCATACTTCTGTAACTGCTGGAAAGTGATGCCGACCGCCTCTCCGAGCTTCTCCTGGCTAAGGCCCAGCAAGGTTCGGCGCAGTCGGAGTCTCGCCCCGACATGAATGTCGATTGGATGGGGCCCTTCACCGCGAC
This Skermanella mucosa DNA region includes the following protein-coding sequences:
- a CDS encoding glycosyltransferase family 2 protein, encoding MIPVTAIVMTRDEAANIRICLHALRRFDEVFVVDSDSGDGTAALAEELGARVVPFRWNGSYPKKKQWCLQTLPFRNDWVLFVDADERVSDGLADEIARLMETGPRAAGYFIAGQPVFAGKPLRFGAWNRKLVLLNRYRAAFPPFPDLDVERMWEVEGHYQPSLDGPAGSLRGRMIHHDAKPLYAWFDRHNRYSDWEAALIADGRIRVLAEREKGTRRLLKRILRRLPARGLSAFLHSYVLCLGFLDGVDGWNYAVARAFYYWQIAVKARVRRGGPVL
- a CDS encoding helix-turn-helix domain-containing protein, with protein sequence MKSKKSQPATANTISRRGEGPHPIDIHVGARLRLRRTLLGLSQEKLGEAVGITFQQLQKYERGANRISASRLYHLALVLDVPVGFFFEDMPTGQPLPEGADVIHEPTETDEFESMAKRETLELVRAYYRISDPTVRRRAFELIKALGGETKDSDTAGP